One Roseburia rectibacter DNA window includes the following coding sequences:
- a CDS encoding tetratricopeptide repeat protein: MKCYNCGAKLGRENICPECGVNVKIYKKIVMASNEYYNDALAKAGVRDLSGAIESLKTSLKFNKLNIDARNLLGLVYFEMGEVVEALTEWVISKNYQPSDNAASRYLDEIQNNRSRLETINQTIKKYNQALLYCRQDSRDLAIIQLKKVLSLNPKLVSGHQLLALLYIQEGKYDLAKKSLRNAGKVDANNTITLRYLKEVNAGLKDNTSGKKPKEEQISYQSGNETIIQPKYLKDNSAMGTILNMVIGIAIGAAITGFLVVPGVRRQVQNDAKAQVLDANNTVSSKNQEISTLQKQIDDLTSQMTEVKDSAEGSENKISTYDQLLSAYASYSDGNIEAAGNALGNVNEEYLSDSAKSVYETINAQVNADYLESLYNQGYSDYNSQKFEEAATSLQKVVDMEETYKDGYALYYLAQAYRKNNDLETAKIYYQKIVELYPGTERAANAQNYLNIEE, encoded by the coding sequence ATGAAGTGCTATAATTGTGGAGCAAAGCTTGGAAGGGAAAATATCTGCCCTGAATGTGGCGTAAATGTAAAAATATATAAAAAAATTGTCATGGCATCCAATGAATATTATAATGATGCACTGGCAAAGGCGGGGGTTCGTGATCTTTCAGGAGCAATTGAAAGTCTGAAAACAAGCTTAAAATTCAATAAATTAAATATAGATGCAAGAAATCTGCTTGGACTGGTCTATTTTGAGATGGGCGAAGTCGTGGAGGCGTTGACAGAGTGGGTGATCAGTAAGAACTATCAGCCGTCTGATAATGCTGCAAGCCGTTATCTGGATGAGATACAGAATAACAGGTCAAGGCTTGAGACGATCAATCAGACCATCAAAAAATACAATCAGGCATTATTATACTGCAGACAGGACAGCCGCGATCTGGCAATTATCCAGTTAAAAAAAGTATTGTCATTGAATCCGAAATTAGTCAGCGGGCATCAGCTTTTAGCACTGCTTTACATTCAGGAGGGCAAGTATGATCTCGCAAAGAAGTCTTTACGCAATGCAGGAAAGGTCGATGCAAATAATACGATCACACTCCGTTATCTGAAAGAAGTGAATGCAGGATTAAAGGATAATACCTCCGGGAAAAAACCAAAAGAAGAACAGATTTCCTATCAGAGTGGCAATGAGACGATCATCCAGCCAAAGTATTTAAAAGATAATTCTGCGATGGGAACAATCCTTAATATGGTCATAGGAATCGCAATCGGTGCGGCAATTACTGGATTTCTGGTTGTGCCGGGTGTGCGCCGTCAGGTTCAGAATGATGCAAAAGCGCAGGTGCTTGATGCGAATAACACAGTTTCATCAAAGAATCAGGAAATCAGCACTCTGCAGAAACAGATCGACGATCTGACAAGTCAGATGACTGAGGTCAAGGACAGTGCAGAAGGATCGGAGAACAAGATCAGCACATATGATCAGCTGCTCTCTGCCTATGCATCTTATTCGGATGGTAATATTGAGGCGGCAGGGAATGCACTTGGCAATGTCAATGAGGAATATTTAAGTGACAGTGCTAAGAGTGTTTATGAGACGATCAATGCACAGGTCAATGCAGACTATTTAGAGTCCTTATATAATCAGGGATACAGCGATTATAACAGCCAGAAGTTTGAGGAGGCTGCCACAAGTTTACAGAAAGTTGTAGACATGGAAGAGACCTACAAAGACGGATATGCACTGTATTATCTGGCACAGGCATACCGCAAGAACAATGATCTTGAGACAGCAAAGATTTATTACCAGAAGATCGTAGAACTCTATCCTGGTACAGAGCGTGCAGCAAATGCACAGAATTATCTTAATATTGAGGAATAA
- a CDS encoding valine--tRNA ligase yields MCQNCSKELAKTYDPKSIEDRLYKKWEDNGYFHAEVDRSKKPFTIVMPPPNITGQLHMGHALDNTMQDILTRYKRMQGYNALWQPGTDHASIATEVKVIENIKKQGIDKRDLGREGFLEKCWEWRDEYGSRIINQLKKMGSSADWERERFTMDKGCSEAVLEVFVKLYEKGLIYKGSRIVNWCPVCKTSISDAEVEHEEQDGFFWHINYPVVGEEGRFVEIATTRPETLFGDTAVAVNPDDDRYKDIVGKMLKLPMTDREIPVIADAYVDKEFGTGCVKITPAHDPNDFEVGKRHNLEEITVINDDATMNHYAGKYEGMDRYECRKALVEDLEKQGLLVKVEPHSHNVGTHDRCGTTVEPMVKQQWFVKMDELIKPAVEAVKNGDIQLLPKRMEKTYFNWTDNIRDWCISRQLWWGHRIPAYYCPDCGEMVVAKTAPEKCPKCGCDHMEQDPDTLDTWFSSALWPFSTLGWPEKTEDLDYFYPTDVLVTGYDIIFFWVIRMIFSGYEQMGKAPFHTVLFHGLVRDSQGRKMSKSLGNGIDPLEVIDKYGADALRLTLITGNAPGNDMRFYWERVEASRNFANKVWNASRFIMMNLEGSEIKTPSLDELKPADKWILSKVNTLAKDVTENMDKYEMGIAVQKVYDFIWDEFCDWYIEITKTRTYNKENDPASANAAFWTLKTVLTEALKLLHPFMPFITEEIFCTLHPEEDTIMLAKWPEYRADWNFPAEEEMLEHCKDLVKGVRNLRTEMDVPPSRKAKIFIVAENAALRDSFELTKEAYANLAGASEVMVQQDKTGIGEDAVSVVIPGATLYLPLEDLVDFEKEKERLLKEQARLEKELARSKGMLSNEKFLSKAPEAKVQEEKDKLAGYEQMMAQVKERLAQMSK; encoded by the coding sequence ATGTGTCAGAATTGTAGTAAAGAATTAGCAAAGACCTACGATCCAAAAAGCATTGAAGACCGTTTATACAAAAAATGGGAAGATAACGGCTATTTCCACGCCGAGGTAGACCGTAGCAAAAAGCCGTTTACCATTGTAATGCCGCCGCCAAATATCACAGGACAGCTTCACATGGGACATGCACTTGACAACACCATGCAGGATATTTTAACACGTTATAAGAGAATGCAGGGTTATAATGCACTGTGGCAGCCTGGTACAGACCATGCTTCCATTGCAACTGAGGTTAAGGTAATCGAGAACATCAAAAAACAGGGCATTGACAAACGTGATCTCGGAAGAGAAGGTTTCCTTGAAAAATGCTGGGAGTGGCGTGATGAGTACGGCAGCCGCATTATCAACCAGTTAAAGAAAATGGGATCTTCCGCTGACTGGGAGAGAGAGCGTTTTACCATGGACAAAGGCTGCTCTGAGGCAGTGCTTGAGGTATTCGTAAAATTATATGAAAAAGGACTGATCTACAAAGGTTCCCGTATCGTCAACTGGTGTCCGGTATGTAAGACATCTATCTCGGATGCTGAGGTAGAACATGAGGAGCAGGACGGATTTTTCTGGCACATCAACTATCCGGTTGTCGGTGAAGAAGGCAGATTTGTCGAGATCGCAACAACAAGACCGGAGACATTGTTTGGTGATACCGCAGTTGCAGTCAACCCGGATGATGACCGATACAAAGATATTGTTGGAAAAATGTTAAAACTTCCGATGACAGACCGCGAGATCCCGGTGATCGCTGATGCGTATGTTGATAAAGAGTTCGGAACCGGATGCGTAAAGATCACACCGGCACATGACCCGAATGACTTTGAGGTCGGAAAACGCCATAACTTAGAAGAAATCACGGTTATCAATGATGATGCAACGATGAATCATTATGCCGGAAAATATGAGGGCATGGATCGCTATGAGTGCAGAAAAGCATTAGTGGAAGATCTTGAGAAACAGGGACTTCTTGTAAAAGTAGAGCCACATTCCCATAATGTAGGAACCCATGACCGCTGTGGCACAACCGTAGAGCCGATGGTAAAACAGCAGTGGTTTGTAAAGATGGATGAGCTGATCAAACCTGCTGTTGAGGCAGTAAAAAATGGAGATATCCAGTTACTTCCAAAACGCATGGAGAAAACATATTTTAACTGGACAGACAATATCCGTGACTGGTGTATTTCCAGACAGCTCTGGTGGGGACATCGTATTCCGGCTTATTACTGCCCGGACTGTGGTGAGATGGTCGTAGCAAAGACTGCGCCGGAAAAATGTCCGAAATGCGGCTGTGACCATATGGAGCAGGACCCGGATACCTTAGATACCTGGTTTTCATCCGCACTCTGGCCGTTCTCCACATTAGGCTGGCCGGAAAAGACAGAAGACTTAGATTACTTCTATCCGACAGACGTACTTGTAACCGGATACGATATCATTTTCTTCTGGGTTATCCGTATGATCTTCTCAGGTTATGAGCAGATGGGAAAAGCACCGTTCCATACCGTATTATTCCACGGACTGGTTCGTGATTCCCAGGGACGTAAGATGAGTAAATCTTTAGGAAACGGTATCGATCCGCTGGAAGTTATCGACAAATACGGTGCAGACGCACTCCGCCTGACACTGATCACCGGAAATGCACCTGGAAATGACATGCGTTTCTACTGGGAGCGTGTTGAGGCATCCAGAAACTTTGCAAATAAAGTGTGGAATGCATCCCGTTTCATTATGATGAACCTTGAGGGAAGTGAGATCAAAACCCCATCACTTGACGAGTTAAAACCGGCAGATAAATGGATCTTATCCAAAGTAAACACACTTGCAAAAGATGTGACAGAAAATATGGATAAGTACGAGATGGGAATCGCCGTACAGAAAGTTTACGATTTCATCTGGGATGAGTTCTGTGACTGGTACATCGAGATCACGAAGACACGTACTTATAATAAAGAAAATGATCCTGCATCTGCAAATGCAGCATTCTGGACGTTAAAGACCGTATTGACAGAGGCATTAAAACTGCTTCATCCGTTCATGCCGTTTATCACAGAAGAGATTTTCTGTACACTGCATCCGGAAGAAGATACGATCATGCTTGCAAAATGGCCGGAGTACCGTGCTGACTGGAATTTCCCGGCAGAGGAAGAAATGTTAGAGCACTGTAAGGATCTGGTAAAAGGTGTCCGTAATTTGCGCACAGAGATGGATGTTCCGCCATCAAGAAAAGCAAAAATCTTTATTGTTGCTGAAAATGCCGCTTTGCGTGATTCCTTTGAACTGACGAAAGAGGCTTATGCAAACCTTGCCGGCGCAAGTGAGGTCATGGTGCAGCAGGATAAGACAGGAATCGGGGAGGATGCCGTATCTGTTGTAATACCTGGTGCAACATTATATCTGCCACTGGAAGATCTGGTTGATTTTGAAAAGGAAAAAGAACGTCTGTTAAAAGAACAGGCACGTTTAGAGAAAGAACTTGCACGTTCTAAGGGAATGCTTTCCAATGAAAAATTCTTAAGCAAAGCACCGGAAGCAAAAGTGCAGGAGGAAAAAGATAAACTTGCCGGATATGAGCAGATGATGGCACAGGTCAAAGAACGTTTGGCACAGATGTCAAAATAA
- a CDS encoding type 2 periplasmic-binding domain-containing protein, whose amino-acid sequence MKKKIVSTLLCTAMLVTMMAGCGGSNAANTSTNSGSNAADTKSDAAAATDEAAPATEAASADTSSDASASDEGKVLNIYCWNEEFKSRLTDHYPGYTEVDATTGTIGDVTVKWNITPNDDNAYQNNLDATLLKQADAAADDKIDIFLVEADYALKYVDTDYTMAVTDLGITDADLSKQYQYTKDVVTDSNGVLKGVSWQGCPGVLFYNRDAAKEVLGSDDPAEVQNYVKDWDTFNDTAKKMKDAGYTITSSANDTYRVYSNNVTSKWVVDGKINIDDNIMKWVDDSKELVDAGETGTYELWSDDWKKGFYPEGNVFCYFGPAWLVNFSMAADTEGSIGYNGGWGATEGPQGFFWGGTWICAAAGTDNQSLVKDIMLQMTTNDDVMKEIIEKDDDFVNNQDVITEMADSSYSSKILGGQNPLGIYSSGVSKLDLSNLSSYDQGCNEEFQNAMKNYFEGTATKEEALDLFYKAVVEKYPELTY is encoded by the coding sequence ATGAAAAAGAAAATCGTTAGCACATTATTATGCACAGCAATGCTCGTAACCATGATGGCAGGATGCGGCGGCAGCAATGCAGCAAACACCAGCACAAACAGTGGCAGCAACGCAGCAGATACGAAGAGTGATGCAGCAGCAGCCACAGATGAAGCCGCTCCGGCAACAGAAGCAGCAAGCGCAGATACAAGTTCAGATGCAAGTGCTTCTGATGAAGGAAAAGTACTTAACATCTACTGCTGGAATGAAGAGTTCAAGAGCCGTCTGACAGATCATTATCCAGGATATACAGAGGTGGATGCAACCACAGGTACGATCGGTGATGTAACTGTAAAATGGAACATTACACCAAATGATGACAATGCATATCAGAACAATCTGGATGCAACCTTATTAAAACAGGCAGATGCAGCAGCAGACGATAAGATCGATATCTTCTTGGTAGAAGCCGATTATGCATTGAAATATGTTGATACAGATTACACAATGGCAGTTACAGATCTTGGAATTACCGATGCTGATCTTTCCAAACAGTACCAGTACACCAAAGATGTTGTTACAGATTCCAACGGTGTATTAAAAGGTGTTTCATGGCAGGGCTGCCCTGGTGTATTATTCTATAACAGAGATGCAGCAAAAGAAGTATTAGGTTCTGATGATCCTGCTGAGGTTCAGAATTACGTAAAAGACTGGGATACATTTAATGATACAGCAAAGAAAATGAAAGATGCAGGTTACACAATCACATCTTCCGCAAACGATACTTACCGTGTATACTCCAACAACGTTACTTCAAAATGGGTTGTTGACGGCAAGATCAATATTGATGACAACATTATGAAATGGGTTGATGATTCCAAAGAGCTTGTAGATGCAGGTGAGACAGGAACATACGAACTGTGGAGTGATGACTGGAAGAAAGGTTTCTATCCGGAAGGAAATGTATTCTGCTACTTTGGACCTGCATGGTTAGTAAACTTCTCAATGGCAGCAGATACAGAAGGCAGTATCGGTTACAACGGTGGCTGGGGTGCAACGGAAGGACCTCAGGGCTTCTTCTGGGGCGGTACATGGATCTGTGCAGCAGCAGGAACTGATAACCAGAGCCTTGTAAAAGATATCATGCTTCAGATGACAACCAATGATGACGTTATGAAAGAGATCATCGAGAAAGATGATGACTTCGTAAACAATCAGGATGTAATCACTGAGATGGCAGACAGCTCCTACTCAAGCAAGATCTTAGGCGGACAGAATCCACTTGGCATTTACAGCTCAGGTGTTTCCAAACTTGATTTAAGCAATCTTTCTTCTTATGATCAGGGATGTAACGAAGAGTTCCAGAATGCAATGAAGAACTACTTCGAGGGAACAGCTACTAAGGAAGAAGCATTAGATCTGTTCTACAAAGCAGTTGTAGAGAAATATCCGGAGTTAACATACTAA
- a CDS encoding DUF342 domain-containing protein, producing the protein MVTEEKPIVQITADGMEAYIMLVTPDDGGEYTVESLQKALDERGVKYGIDESALKELADEKKYGLETLIARGTEAVDGKDGYYDYNFNCNFDKKPLIKPDGTVDYWSVKSIESVVQDQVIAEYHPCVEGTDGKTVTGKPIPAKRGREQLPLKGKGFERRDDNTYVALMSGKIETQNDRVVILPVHELSGNADLSSGNIDFHGDVVIHGSVESGVIVKASGTITVDGIVEACTLEAGKDIILRSGMLGGNKASVKTKGSITAKFFEFTRIECAGDIRADVLMDCQVQCFGKIIMNGKRGGIIGGLTHGVCGIEVTTLGNDAEKKTVIMAGASPEEYAKLKQLEKTIQELSQGLVQIDEGLRKFEELEKARGVSYKDDPRRVTLLRVKIRDTATLANSKEEAKRIRNLIESASGACVTVLRETYPGVVIQIEDTKLLVQNNVKSAEFYKLQDKIKTRECS; encoded by the coding sequence ATGGTAACAGAAGAAAAGCCAATCGTACAGATCACGGCGGATGGCATGGAAGCTTATATTATGCTTGTAACGCCGGACGATGGGGGAGAATATACAGTTGAATCATTGCAGAAAGCACTGGATGAGAGAGGTGTCAAGTACGGAATAGATGAATCAGCGTTGAAAGAGCTGGCTGATGAAAAAAAGTATGGACTGGAGACATTAATAGCACGGGGCACAGAGGCGGTAGATGGAAAAGACGGTTATTATGATTACAATTTTAACTGCAACTTTGATAAAAAACCGTTGATAAAACCGGATGGAACCGTGGATTACTGGTCTGTAAAGTCGATAGAGTCTGTGGTGCAGGATCAGGTGATCGCGGAGTACCATCCTTGTGTGGAGGGAACAGACGGCAAGACAGTCACTGGAAAGCCGATACCTGCAAAGCGGGGAAGAGAACAGCTTCCACTGAAAGGAAAAGGATTTGAACGCAGGGATGATAATACCTATGTTGCGCTGATGAGTGGTAAGATTGAGACACAGAATGACAGGGTTGTGATCCTTCCGGTACATGAATTGTCCGGCAATGCAGATCTTTCCAGTGGCAACATTGATTTTCATGGTGATGTTGTGATCCACGGAAGCGTGGAAAGCGGCGTTATAGTAAAAGCAAGCGGTACGATCACAGTGGATGGAATCGTCGAGGCATGCACGTTAGAGGCAGGGAAAGATATTATTTTAAGAAGTGGAATGCTCGGTGGAAATAAGGCATCAGTAAAGACAAAAGGCAGTATTACCGCAAAGTTTTTTGAATTTACTCGTATTGAATGTGCAGGCGATATCCGTGCAGATGTGTTGATGGATTGCCAGGTACAGTGCTTTGGAAAGATCATCATGAATGGAAAACGCGGAGGCATCATCGGTGGCCTTACACATGGAGTGTGTGGAATCGAGGTTACGACATTAGGGAACGATGCCGAGAAGAAAACCGTTATTATGGCTGGTGCAAGTCCGGAGGAATATGCAAAGCTCAAACAGTTAGAGAAGACGATTCAGGAGCTGAGTCAGGGATTAGTGCAGATCGATGAGGGACTGCGAAAGTTTGAAGAACTCGAAAAAGCTCGTGGAGTCAGCTATAAAGATGATCCGAGAAGAGTAACACTGCTCCGTGTCAAGATCCGTGATACTGCAACGTTAGCAAACAGCAAAGAAGAGGCAAAACGGATTCGTAATCTGATCGAGAGTGCGAGCGGTGCATGTGTTACCGTTTTGCGGGAGACTTATCCGGGAGTGGTGATCCAGATCGAGGATACCAAGCTGCTTGTACAGAACAATGTAAAATCAGCGGAGTTTTACAAGCTGCAGGATAAGATCAAGACGAGAGAATGCTCATAA
- a CDS encoding carbohydrate ABC transporter permease — protein MKKSSGKVVKYNKWGYIFLIPFIVVYVVFQLIPLISTIYNSFFENYMSGLTQVGPNFVGLANYKKLFLDGDIWIYTKNTLLLWIMCFVPQIILSLVLGAWFSDVRLRLKGTRFFKTVVYLPNLIMASAFSMLFFTLFSDGGPINSMLMQIGFIDTPYKFLSNAGSARGLIALMNCLMWFGNTTILLMAGMMGIDTSLFEAAEVDGATSSQVFWQITLPLLRPILVYVVITSLIGGLQLFDVPQILTNGTGDPMRSTMTLIMFLNKHLYSKNYGMAGALSVILFIITGILSLIVFKITGNDKRKG, from the coding sequence ATGAAAAAAAGCAGTGGAAAGGTAGTAAAGTACAATAAATGGGGATATATCTTTTTGATTCCTTTTATTGTAGTATATGTTGTTTTTCAGCTGATTCCATTGATCAGCACTATTTATAACAGTTTCTTCGAAAACTATATGTCAGGACTGACACAGGTCGGACCGAATTTTGTCGGACTTGCAAACTATAAAAAGCTTTTCTTGGATGGAGATATCTGGATTTATACCAAAAATACTCTGTTATTGTGGATCATGTGCTTCGTACCGCAGATTATTTTATCGCTTGTACTTGGGGCATGGTTTTCAGATGTGCGTCTCAGATTAAAAGGAACACGTTTCTTTAAAACGGTCGTATATCTTCCAAACCTGATCATGGCATCCGCATTTTCCATGTTGTTCTTTACCTTGTTTTCCGATGGAGGACCGATCAACTCAATGCTGATGCAGATCGGATTTATTGATACACCATATAAATTTTTATCAAATGCGGGAAGTGCAAGAGGACTGATCGCACTGATGAACTGCCTGATGTGGTTTGGTAATACAACGATCCTTCTGATGGCTGGTATGATGGGTATCGATACTTCTTTATTTGAGGCAGCAGAAGTCGATGGAGCAACTTCTTCCCAGGTATTCTGGCAGATCACGTTACCGCTGTTACGTCCGATCCTTGTATATGTGGTCATCACATCTCTGATCGGTGGTTTACAGTTATTCGATGTTCCACAGATTTTAACCAATGGAACCGGTGATCCGATGCGCTCTACTATGACACTGATCATGTTCTTAAATAAACATCTCTACAGTAAGAACTATGGTATGGCTGGTGCATTGTCAGTTATTCTGTTTATCATTACAGGTATTTTAAGTCTGATCGTATTTAAGATTACCGGCAATGATAAGAGGAAGGGGTGA
- a CDS encoding carbohydrate ABC transporter permease, with the protein MNENRNLKKGVGIHARRAIAYVVLIIVSILCLFWFYVLFINATRSNGEMQSGFTLVPSSHLWENWKNLRNGTLPVWNGMFNSLIVSSLSAILSVYFSTMTAYAIHAYDFKLKKYIYPFILMIMMIPTQVTALGFIKLVSGMHLEDSFIPLIVPTIAAPVTFFYMKQYMESTLPLSLVEAARIDGSGEFRTFNSIVMPLMKPAIAVQMIFTFVSSWNNYFTPALILHDDKKKTLPILIAQLRAADWLKFDMGQVYVMIAFSIFPVIIVYLFLSKHIVQGVALGSVKG; encoded by the coding sequence ATGAATGAAAATCGTAATTTGAAAAAAGGCGTAGGTATTCATGCAAGAAGAGCAATCGCATACGTTGTACTCATCATTGTTTCTATATTATGTCTGTTCTGGTTTTATGTATTATTTATCAATGCGACCAGATCAAATGGTGAGATGCAGTCCGGTTTTACACTGGTTCCAAGCAGTCATTTGTGGGAAAACTGGAAGAACTTAAGAAATGGAACGCTTCCAGTTTGGAACGGTATGTTCAACAGTCTGATCGTTTCCTCACTCAGTGCAATACTCAGTGTATATTTTTCAACGATGACAGCTTATGCGATCCATGCATATGATTTCAAACTGAAAAAATATATTTATCCGTTTATTTTGATGATCATGATGATCCCGACACAGGTAACTGCACTTGGATTTATCAAACTTGTATCTGGTATGCATTTAGAGGATTCCTTTATTCCTCTGATCGTGCCGACAATCGCAGCTCCGGTTACATTTTTCTATATGAAACAGTACATGGAAAGTACACTGCCGTTGTCACTGGTTGAGGCAGCGCGCATTGATGGATCTGGGGAGTTCCGTACATTTAACTCTATCGTAATGCCATTAATGAAGCCGGCGATCGCCGTACAGATGATCTTTACTTTTGTAAGCAGTTGGAATAATTACTTCACACCGGCATTGATCCTGCACGACGATAAGAAAAAGACACTGCCTATCTTAATCGCACAGCTGCGTGCTGCTGACTGGCTCAAATTCGATATGGGGCAGGTATATGTGATGATTGCATTCTCCATCTTTCCGGTTATTATTGTATATCTGTTTTTATCAAAACATATCGTACAGGGTGTTGCACTCGGTAGTGTAAAGGGTTAA